The following are encoded together in the Anopheles nili chromosome 3, idAnoNiliSN_F5_01, whole genome shotgun sequence genome:
- the LOC128725880 gene encoding uncharacterized protein LOC128725880, producing MNRTYKLNTGFTIPLVGFGTFQIHGQELIYEVLDYALRAGYRHIDTAVVYRNEEYIGNALKTLLPKYDLKREDIFITSKLISQAGKDEDFVEQMVQKSLANLQTEYLDLYLIHWPGVSGMQVTHPDNAKYRMATWNALCKMQRKGSLRSIGVSNYTVKHLKEMLEDCKGVVPAVNQVEWHPYYYQPELLEYCRQENIFLQAYSSLGSSNTTELRDDSKVKTVASSLQKTPAQVLLRWAVQQDIGILPKARSRNHIEENVALDFEIPAKEMHQLNSLRESVGQKFAWNPETVV from the exons ATGAATCGAACATACAAATTGAACACTGGTTTCACGATCCCGCTTGTTGGCT TTGGAACGTTTCAAATCCACGGCCAGGAGCTAATTTATGAAGTACTGGATTATGCTCTACGCGCTGGCTATCGACACATCG ATACAGCAGTTGTTTATCGCAACGAGGAGTATATTGGGAATGCTCTGAAAACGTTACTGCCTAAATATGATCTGAAACGTGAAGACATTTTTATCACCTCCAAGTTGA TTTCTCAAGCGGGAAAAGACGAAGATTTTGTGGAACAGATGGTGCAAAAGTCTCTCGCCAATTTGCAAACTGAATATCTCGATCTATACCTCATTCACTGGCCGGGCGTGAGTG GAATGCAAGTAACTCATCCTGATAACGCCAAATATCGAATGGCCACGTGGAATGCGTTGTGCAAGATGCAACGCAAAGGTAGCCTACGATCGATTGGTGTGTCGAACTATACGGTGAAGCATTTAAAAGAGATGCTTGAAGATTGCAAGGGGGTTGTTCCGGCTGTTAATCAG gTTGAATGGCATCCTTACTATTACCAGCCGGAGTTGTTGGAGTACTGCCGTCAGGagaatatttttcttcaagcATATTCGTCCCTCGGCTCGTCTAATACCACCGAGCTTCGAGACGATTCTAAAGTTAAAACTGTTGCGAGTAGCCTACAGAAAACGCCTGCCCAAGTGCTTCTCCGTTGGGCGGTCCAGCAGGATATCGGCATTCTACCGAAGGCTCGTTCGCGCAATCACATTGAGGAAAACGTTGCGCTGGATTTTGAAATTCCGGCAAAGGAGATGCATCAGTTGAACAGTTTGCGAGAGAGCGTAGGTCAAAAGTTTGCCTGGAACCCCGAGACGGTCGTTTAA
- the LOC128725176 gene encoding tRNA-specific adenosine deaminase 1 has translation MDITLANRISEVCLAKYESLPKTGKPDETFEWTILSAIVLDRSKAQKEKSYDSSSELQVVALGTGTKCLGGSELSSRGDLVNDSHAEVLARRGFLRYLLEQIDAASEGQKQSIFKRHNLSESVKFTLKEGHLFHFFTTHSPCGDASIFEADCETASCEMPPEKKPRKEALANEEDIGSCIGASEDEKRVVGMTGGKLLQQGPVGDSMAQTIGQVRTKPGRGIRTLSVSCSDKLARWNVLGIQGSLLMHLLDQPIYLESVVLCDGTDHSVAAIERAIWRRFDPWSAGILQAPFHRGCPAVFAANNGRMFKFRKNRKLPAGTGKYQPSPCGIIWCDVAVRSHEVEVAGRRHGVTKRKLATPAARLQVSKIELFSQFARTYHHSATTTSDAGKDALNNLVPLHRHLGQPAMPNEERSTAAISHPSATVLLAGSSELPVEGTPVRNGAPDFGKLSYTAVKVLSVEYARQWSTVREKMFGSWTEKPDSLGQFFIDANAGRS, from the exons ATGGATATTACTTTAGCAAACCGCATTTCTGAGGTATGTTTGGCAAAGTATGAAAGCCTCCCGAAAACTGGTAAACCGGACGAGACATTTGAATGGACAATCCTCTCGGCGATTGTGCTGGATCGCTCGAAagctcaaaaagaaaaatcatatGATAGTAGTAGCGAGCTGCAAGTAGTAGCCCTAGGAACCGGCACGAAATGCTTAGGAGGTAGCGAGCTCAGTTCTCGGGGCGACCTCGTGAACGATAGCCATGCGGAGGTTTTAGCCAGGCGAGGATTTCTGCGCTATTTGCTCGAACAAATCGATGCCGCTAGTGAGGGGCAAAAGCAAAGCATTTTCAAGAGGCACAACTTGTCGGAGAGCGTAAAATTTACGTTAAAAGAAggtcatttgtttcatttttttactaccCATAGTCCGTGTGGTGATGCGAGTATATTTGAAGCGGACTGTGAAACCGCGAGCTGTGAAATGCCTCCGGAGAAAAAGCCACGTAAAGAAGCTTTAGCAAATGAGGAAGATATTGGGAGTTGCATTGGAGCTAGCGAAGATGAGAAACGTGTTGTAGGTATGACGGGTGGAAAGTTACTTCAGCAAGGTCCAGTAGGGGACTCGATGGCACAAACTATCGGTCAGGTACGGACAAAGCCGGGCCGTGGAATACGAACGCTTTCCGTTTCGTGCAGCGATAAGCTGGCTCGTTGGAACGTGCTTGGCATTCAGGGGAGCTTGCTGATGCACCTGCTAGACCAACCGATATATCTCGAGAGCGTGGTGCTTTGTGACGGAACAGACCATTCGGTAGCGGCTATCGAGCGAGCAATCTGGAGACGCTTTGATCCATGGTCGGCCGGAATCCTTCAAGCACCGTTCCATCGAGGCTGCCCAGCGGTGTTTGCGGCGAACAACGGGCGAATGTTTAAGTTTCGCAAGAATCGGAAGCTTCCTGCGGGGACCGGAAAATATCAACCATCGCCCTGTGGGATTATTTGGTGTGATGTTGCTGTAAG GTCCCACGAGGTGGAGGTTGCGGGTCGGCGCCATGGAGTGACAAAGCGTAAACTTGCAACACCGGCGGCTCGTTTGCAGGTTTCCAAAATCGAATTATTCAGTCAGTTCGCGCGTACGTACCACCACTCGGCCACCACCACTAGCGACGCTGGGAAGGATGCTTTGAATAATTTAGTTCCGCTTCACCGGCACCTTGGCCAGCCGGCGATGCCCAACGAGGAAAGGTCCACCGCAGCGATATCACATCCCAGTGCAACCGTTTTGCTGGCAGGTAGCAGCGAACTACCGGTCGAAGGCACCCCGGTGCGAAACGGAGCGCCCGATTTCGGCAAACTTTCTTACACGGCCGTCAAGGTGCTGTCGGTGGAGTACGCACGCCAGTGGAGCACCGTGCGGGAGAAGATGTTCGGAAGCTGGACGGAAAAGCCGGATAGTTTGGGGCAGTTTTTCATCGATGCCAATGCTGGACGGTCGTAG